The proteins below are encoded in one region of bacterium:
- a CDS encoding NUDIX domain-containing protein: MKNAKFYYKNVLAPKPNKPNHIGVSVIIQYENKILLEHRADSNRWAIIGGALNMDEDLVSCAIREVFEETGLKFDKNQLRFFNIYDDPSRITHYPDGNILRVITVVYHIKLLIYPTLKTSLESKELKFFSKDEIMLLKIAETHIPIIQEYCNFE; encoded by the coding sequence ATGAAAAATGCTAAATTTTATTATAAAAATGTACTTGCACCAAAACCGAATAAACCAAATCACATAGGTGTATCAGTGATTATTCAATATGAAAATAAAATCTTACTTGAACATAGAGCAGATAGTAATAGATGGGCTATAATTGGCGGGGCATTAAATATGGATGAAGATTTAGTTTCCTGTGCAATTCGAGAGGTTTTTGAAGAAACCGGACTAAAATTTGATAAAAACCAGTTGCGTTTTTTTAACATATATGACGATCCTTCAAGAATTACCCATTATCCAGACGGGAACATTCTACGTGTAATCACGGTTGTTTATCATATAAAGCTATTAATTTATCCTACATTAAAAACAAGTTTAGAATCTAAAGAATTGAAATTCTTTTCAAAAGATGAGATCATGCTTCTAAAGATAGCTGAAACACATATACCAATTATTCAGGAATACTGTAATTTTGAATGA
- a CDS encoding RNA-binding domain-containing protein has product MLQNETINDIIVSEVMKMKIHESKNVELKAKYTKSLLKTISAFSNFHDGYIYVGIDDQGEVIGLPNIHEEKMVIENSINSTITPKPFFDMNIIEYNGKTILEIKVYKGDNGPYYYQNTAYMRNDTSTVPVDGSNLTRLTLISKNLTYDQLKVSQSDLSFSYLKEKMSSVLNVTDVNQAVLTTLGLFIDKTYNNAALLLSDNGRSSQSYVDIARFKLDTNTFLDRKRFENQSLLKHFDQSITYLQTQYPSYQSVEGIQRTTKEQVPLVAFREALSNAIIHRDYLLNSGVQISMFENRIEIVSPGGLPEGMDEEQYYRGLTSLTRNPIIANVFFRLNLIEQFGTGIKRIIDSYKPYKIKPSFDIQKFLIRIILPVTNFDYSKLEKKEAILAYLHAYPKSSRQNIENAIKIEKSTLIRRLNELDEQGLVSKSGNGPTTIYYCK; this is encoded by the coding sequence ATGTTGCAAAATGAAACGATAAATGATATCATAGTGTCAGAGGTGATGAAAATGAAAATTCACGAGTCTAAAAATGTAGAGTTAAAAGCAAAATATACAAAATCATTACTAAAGACTATTTCAGCATTTAGTAATTTCCATGACGGCTATATATATGTTGGAATCGATGATCAAGGTGAAGTAATTGGATTACCAAATATCCATGAAGAGAAAATGGTTATCGAAAATTCAATCAATTCGACAATAACACCAAAACCATTTTTCGATATGAATATTATAGAGTATAACGGCAAAACAATATTAGAGATTAAGGTATACAAAGGTGATAATGGACCTTATTATTATCAGAACACTGCTTATATGAGAAATGATACTTCTACAGTGCCAGTCGATGGAAGTAATTTGACAAGACTAACTTTGATTAGTAAAAATCTTACATATGATCAATTAAAAGTATCTCAATCAGATTTAAGTTTTAGCTATTTAAAAGAGAAAATGAGTTCAGTTCTTAATGTTACTGATGTCAACCAGGCTGTATTAACAACACTTGGATTGTTCATCGATAAAACATACAACAATGCTGCTTTGTTGCTTTCTGACAACGGTAGATCGAGCCAATCATATGTTGATATAGCAAGATTCAAATTAGACACCAATACTTTTCTAGACAGAAAAAGATTTGAGAATCAATCATTATTAAAGCATTTTGATCAATCTATTACATATCTTCAAACTCAATATCCTTCTTACCAGTCGGTTGAAGGAATCCAAAGAACTACAAAAGAACAAGTTCCTCTTGTAGCTTTCCGAGAAGCATTGTCAAATGCGATTATTCATAGAGATTATTTGCTAAATTCAGGTGTTCAAATTTCAATGTTCGAAAACCGTATTGAAATTGTTTCACCTGGAGGGCTCCCTGAAGGCATGGATGAAGAACAATACTATAGAGGGCTGACTTCATTAACTAGAAATCCAATCATTGCAAATGTATTTTTTAGATTAAATCTAATAGAACAATTTGGTACAGGTATAAAAAGAATTATTGATAGTTATAAACCTTATAAGATAAAACCTTCATTTGATATTCAAAAATTCTTGATTAGGATAATATTACCTGTAACAAACTTTGACTATTCAAAATTAGAGAAAAAAGAAGCAATTCTGGCATATTTACATGCTTATCCAAAATCATCAAGACAGAATATAGAGAATGCGATAAAGATAGAAAAAAGCACATTGATTAGAAGATTGAATGAACTCGATGAACAGGGACTTGTTTCAAAGAGCGGGAATGGACCAACCACGATATACTATTGTAAATAA